A region from the Geobacter benzoatilyticus genome encodes:
- the glnE gene encoding bifunctional [glutamate--ammonia ligase]-adenylyl-L-tyrosine phosphorylase/[glutamate--ammonia-ligase] adenylyltransferase: protein MTHADSFACRLEDAIGTSPDIDNDQALVELLEEQGFVYAARSATNLRLLQHVFPDSLVIDVAVASLAAPQPDMALNGLERVSGVADRDEILAVCTRKESLLQLLTICGSSPFLVNILSRDPSFFHQVFAAKGIETGRSETGMLTQLRSLVPKETDYTILFPLLRRFKFMEILRIAARDLTGAATLEEVTAELSALAAATLQVAHDVARRKLVDEHGAPLMETPNGPREAEFTILGMGKFGGRELNFSSDIDLIYFYSSDQGETAGIPDGRGGMQGKIPLHAFFVKLGEMISKAVSQVTADGFVFRVDMGLRPEGKSGDMACSFHSAVTYYEYWGQSWERAAMLKARPVAGSIDLGNRILAAIEPFIYRKYLDYNLIEDMMSMKKKIDASLARQQEGELNIKLGRGGIREIEFFIQALQLVYAGKNPALRERNSLKALETLCDGRIIAEEDAGALADAYRFLRTVEHRIQVVQERQTHSLPKKDDEMLALARRCGYLRKDGLERFREVLEHHRGRISSIYGGLFLSRDEKLKEEVRPETYFFFDHSADPDLIKDMLAERRFENVDAAYANLLLLRDGPPRAHLTERSRRLLEQISPLLLQEIFASPDPDMALNNLERFLCAVGSRSSFYALLAENREILKLLVTLFATSELLTKIFIGHPELLDSLVSRTGASYLKHREAMEGELEGMLAAAEDYEERLDILRRYRNEEFLRIGLNDIYGKLGQSELTYQLTGLAEVCLTAACRMAKKELARFGKPMYLDSDGDLRQAHFAVVAMGKMGGNELNYHSDLDIIYIYDEQGETHGGDKQISNREYFAKLGQKIISILTTPTREGYVYKIDTRLRPSGNAGPLVTSLESFRNYHREEAQIWERQALTKARVVFGDERLRRQIEEVMRETVYGSGAEEPVRQEIHRLRTRMEVELAKETEGSYNIKTGRGGIVDIEFMVQYLQLCHGVNLPEIRSTNTLLALKAMRHCGVLTGDDSTALQAGYKFLRRLENRLRLIHDYSINDLGGPREYLDKLARRLGYDPKLRHPGDFLMREYEEITEAVRRIYERIMGGSESGEAQRG, encoded by the coding sequence CCGTCGCCTCCCTTGCCGCGCCGCAGCCGGACATGGCCCTGAACGGCCTGGAGCGGGTGAGCGGCGTTGCGGATAGAGACGAAATTCTTGCCGTTTGCACGCGGAAGGAGTCCCTGCTCCAACTGCTCACAATCTGCGGTTCCTCCCCCTTCCTGGTTAACATCCTCAGCCGCGACCCCTCCTTCTTTCATCAAGTATTCGCGGCAAAAGGGATTGAGACCGGCCGGAGCGAGACCGGGATGCTGACCCAGCTCCGCTCCCTGGTGCCGAAGGAGACCGATTACACCATCCTCTTCCCGCTTCTGCGCCGGTTCAAGTTCATGGAGATCCTCCGGATTGCCGCCCGTGACCTGACCGGTGCCGCTACCCTGGAGGAGGTTACCGCAGAGCTGTCGGCCCTGGCTGCGGCAACGCTCCAGGTGGCCCACGACGTGGCCCGGCGCAAGCTTGTTGACGAACACGGCGCTCCCCTCATGGAGACACCCAACGGCCCCCGGGAGGCTGAATTCACCATCCTTGGGATGGGGAAATTCGGCGGACGGGAGCTGAATTTTTCTTCGGATATAGATCTTATCTACTTTTACTCGTCGGATCAGGGTGAAACGGCAGGAATACCCGACGGCCGAGGGGGGATGCAGGGGAAAATCCCGCTCCATGCCTTCTTCGTGAAGCTGGGGGAGATGATCAGCAAGGCGGTTTCCCAGGTGACGGCCGACGGTTTCGTTTTTCGGGTGGATATGGGTCTGCGGCCGGAGGGGAAGAGCGGGGACATGGCCTGTTCGTTTCACTCGGCGGTCACCTACTACGAATACTGGGGCCAGTCGTGGGAGCGGGCCGCCATGCTCAAGGCCCGTCCCGTGGCCGGCTCCATCGACTTGGGGAACAGGATTCTTGCTGCCATCGAGCCGTTTATCTACCGCAAGTACCTCGATTACAATCTGATCGAGGATATGATGTCCATGAAGAAAAAGATCGATGCATCCCTGGCCCGGCAGCAGGAGGGGGAGCTGAATATCAAGCTGGGGCGGGGGGGAATCCGCGAAATCGAATTCTTCATCCAGGCCCTGCAACTGGTTTATGCCGGCAAAAATCCTGCCCTGCGGGAGCGGAACTCCCTCAAGGCCCTGGAAACCCTTTGCGACGGGCGCATCATCGCCGAAGAGGACGCCGGGGCCCTGGCCGATGCCTACCGGTTTCTCCGCACCGTTGAGCACCGGATTCAGGTGGTCCAGGAGCGCCAGACCCACTCTCTTCCCAAAAAGGACGACGAGATGCTGGCCCTGGCCCGGCGCTGCGGTTATCTGCGCAAAGACGGACTGGAAAGATTCCGGGAAGTACTGGAGCATCACCGGGGGCGGATTTCCTCCATTTACGGCGGCCTGTTTCTGTCCCGGGATGAGAAGCTCAAGGAGGAGGTGCGGCCGGAGACTTATTTCTTCTTCGATCACAGCGCCGACCCCGACCTCATCAAGGATATGCTGGCCGAGCGGCGCTTCGAGAACGTGGATGCCGCCTACGCGAACCTGCTCCTCCTGCGCGACGGTCCCCCCCGCGCCCACCTGACCGAGCGGTCACGGCGGCTCCTGGAGCAGATCTCGCCCCTTCTCCTCCAGGAGATTTTCGCCTCCCCCGACCCGGACATGGCGCTCAATAATCTGGAGCGATTCCTCTGCGCCGTGGGCTCCCGCTCTTCCTTCTATGCGCTTCTGGCGGAGAACCGCGAGATTCTCAAGCTCCTGGTGACCCTCTTTGCCACCTCGGAGCTGCTGACGAAGATCTTCATAGGTCATCCGGAACTGCTGGACAGCCTTGTCTCCAGGACGGGCGCCTCATACCTCAAGCACCGAGAAGCTATGGAGGGTGAGCTGGAGGGAATGCTTGCCGCCGCGGAAGATTACGAGGAGCGCCTCGACATCCTGCGTCGCTACCGCAATGAAGAATTCCTCCGCATCGGACTGAATGACATCTACGGGAAGCTTGGCCAGTCGGAGCTGACCTATCAGTTGACCGGACTTGCCGAGGTCTGTCTCACCGCCGCCTGCCGCATGGCCAAGAAGGAGCTGGCCCGCTTCGGCAAACCCATGTACCTGGACAGCGACGGCGATCTCCGCCAGGCCCACTTTGCCGTGGTGGCCATGGGAAAGATGGGGGGCAACGAGCTGAACTACCACTCGGACCTGGACATCATCTATATCTACGATGAGCAGGGGGAAACCCACGGAGGGGATAAACAGATATCCAACCGGGAGTACTTCGCCAAGCTGGGGCAAAAGATTATTTCCATCCTCACCACCCCCACCAGGGAGGGGTACGTGTACAAGATTGACACCCGGCTCCGCCCTTCCGGGAACGCCGGCCCCCTGGTCACGTCCCTGGAATCGTTCCGGAACTACCACCGGGAGGAAGCCCAGATCTGGGAGCGCCAGGCCCTGACCAAGGCGCGGGTGGTGTTCGGCGACGAGCGGCTGCGGCGGCAGATTGAAGAGGTGATGAGGGAAACGGTCTACGGCTCCGGGGCCGAAGAACCGGTGCGCCAGGAGATCCACCGCCTGCGGACTCGCATGGAGGTTGAGCTGGCCAAGGAGACTGAGGGAAGCTACAACATCAAGACCGGCCGGGGGGGGATTGTGGACATCGAGTTCATGGTCCAGTACCTCCAGTTATGCCACGGCGTGAACCTCCCCGAGATACGGAGCACCAACACGCTTCTGGCCCTTAAGGCGATGCGGCATTGTGGCGTGCTTACCGGAGATGACTCCACGGCGCTCCAGGCGGGGTACAAGTTTCTCCGTCGCCTGGAGAACCGGCTCCGCCTCATTCATGACTATTCCATAAACGATCTGGGAGGGCCCCGGGAATATCTGGACAAGCTGGCGCGACGACTGGGCTATGATCCTAAATTGCGGCATCCCGGCGACTTTCTCATGCGGGAGTATGAGGAAATCACCGAAGCGGTACGGCGGATTTATGAGCGGATTATGGGGGGAAGTGAATCTGGCGAGGCGCAGCGCGGCTAG
- a CDS encoding diguanylate cyclase: MTLTALVIDDSETLRAEILQILKEASLFDSYLEACDGLEGFKVLLNNRVDLVLCDLEMPRMDGFRFLAMMRAREEFQDVPVIILTGREDRDTKIRGLEQGASDYLTKPFDAGELVARVRVQLKVKSLQDELKRSNDMLRTLSITDPLTHLHNRRHLMEMVEKEFQRASRKGAHLSLIILDIDYFKKVNDTYGHQEGDRVLTILADIVRRRLRSYDLAARYGGEEFVLLLPETPVHEALPIAERLRLEVQEHIFDGSLQGQVITISLGVATYPSPRIESIDSLFRQADEALYRAKQSGRNRVELMAGVSPAKSEHSEV, translated from the coding sequence ATGACATTGACAGCCCTGGTCATAGACGATTCCGAAACCTTGAGAGCGGAGATTCTCCAGATCTTGAAGGAGGCATCCCTATTTGACTCCTACCTGGAGGCCTGCGACGGACTCGAAGGATTCAAAGTCCTTCTCAACAACCGGGTGGACCTGGTTCTCTGCGACCTGGAAATGCCGAGGATGGACGGTTTCCGTTTTCTTGCCATGATGCGGGCGCGGGAAGAATTTCAGGACGTGCCGGTCATCATCCTGACTGGCCGCGAAGACAGGGATACAAAGATCAGGGGTCTTGAGCAGGGGGCTTCCGATTACCTTACCAAGCCCTTCGATGCGGGCGAACTGGTGGCCAGGGTCCGTGTCCAGCTCAAGGTGAAATCGCTCCAGGATGAGCTGAAGCGCTCCAACGACATGCTGAGGACCCTCTCCATCACCGACCCCCTCACCCATCTCCATAACCGCCGCCACCTCATGGAGATGGTGGAGAAGGAGTTCCAGCGGGCTTCACGCAAAGGGGCGCATCTTTCCCTCATCATCCTCGACATAGACTATTTCAAGAAAGTCAATGATACCTACGGGCACCAGGAAGGGGACCGCGTCCTAACGATTCTTGCCGACATCGTCCGGCGGCGGCTCAGAAGCTACGACCTTGCGGCCCGCTACGGAGGGGAAGAGTTCGTGCTGCTGCTGCCGGAAACTCCCGTCCATGAAGCCCTGCCTATCGCCGAGCGGCTGCGGCTTGAAGTCCAGGAACACATCTTCGACGGAAGCCTCCAGGGGCAGGTCATAACCATCAGTCTCGGTGTAGCAACGTACCCGTCACCACGCATTGAGAGCATCGATTCGCTCTTCAGGCAGGCCGACGAGGCCCTCTACCGGGCGAAGCAAAGCGGCCGAAACCGCGTGGAGCTCATGGCCGGGGTGAGCCCCGCAAAATCAGAGCATTCCGAAGTCTAG
- the rpe gene encoding ribulose-phosphate 3-epimerase produces the protein MKKIAPSILSADFSRLGDEVRAVAAAGADYIHIDVMDGHFVPNITIGPLVVDAVRKVTTLPLDVHLMIENPDRYIPDFAKAGADIIVIHAEASVHLHRTIQLIKSLGKKAGVSLNPATPLSALEYVLDELDLVLLMTVNPGFGGQSFIEACLPKIHALRAMLDRRGCDAELEVDGGVKIDNIDRVAHAGADVFVAGSAVFGSDNYEATIKELKRRAKEPIL, from the coding sequence ATGAAGAAGATTGCCCCGTCCATCCTCTCCGCCGATTTTTCCCGGCTTGGCGACGAGGTCAGGGCTGTGGCTGCCGCCGGAGCCGACTATATACATATTGACGTCATGGATGGACACTTTGTCCCCAACATCACTATCGGGCCGCTGGTTGTGGATGCAGTCCGGAAGGTGACTACGCTCCCCCTCGACGTCCATCTCATGATTGAAAACCCCGACCGCTACATCCCCGATTTCGCCAAGGCCGGCGCCGACATAATCGTCATCCACGCCGAAGCGTCGGTCCATCTGCACCGCACCATCCAGCTCATCAAATCCTTGGGGAAAAAGGCGGGGGTATCCCTCAACCCGGCCACTCCGCTCTCGGCCCTGGAGTATGTCCTCGACGAACTGGATCTCGTCCTTCTCATGACCGTCAACCCCGGATTCGGCGGCCAGTCGTTCATTGAAGCCTGCCTGCCGAAGATCCATGCCCTGCGGGCCATGCTCGACCGGCGGGGATGCGATGCCGAACTGGAAGTGGATGGGGGTGTGAAGATCGACAACATCGACCGGGTCGCCCACGCCGGAGCCGACGTCTTTGTTGCCGGAAGCGCCGTTTTCGGAAGCGATAATTACGAAGCCACCATAAAAGAGTTAAAGCGCCGAGCAAAAGAGCCGATATTGTAA
- the rsmB gene encoding 16S rRNA (cytosine(967)-C(5))-methyltransferase RsmB: MTRANPRQTALDILMRVERDRAFAEPILDRELSRGTLAGPDRGLLTELVYGVLRRQGTLDFLVDAFAANRSTRLERAVLVILRLGLYQLFFLDRIPVSAAVNESVNLAKAAAPRAAGFVNAILRRADRERQSLSWPDRENDPVAYIAARHSHPRWLVERWIEQLGVPEAEELAASMSEQAPLTIRVNTLKTTRETLMAEFAAAGIAAEPTSWAPHGVRIISKAAVTALPGFSGGLFAVQDESSQLAALFLDPKPGESILDACAAPGGKATYLAQLMENQGEVLACDISAKKLRLVAEAATRLGIGIIRTIAADAAKPDVIPDESVFDRILLDAPCSGLGVIRRNPEGKWWKTPEDVARLAATQRNILDALAPRLRTGGVILYSTCSTMEAENEGIIDDFLSRNGGFVLEDLNALYPDAAGLFTSRGVFRSWPHRHSMDGFFAARLRKCL, from the coding sequence GTGACCAGAGCCAATCCGCGCCAAACGGCGCTCGACATCCTCATGCGGGTCGAACGCGACCGGGCCTTTGCCGAACCCATTCTTGACCGGGAGCTTTCCCGGGGAACCCTTGCGGGGCCCGACCGGGGCCTCCTCACCGAGCTGGTCTACGGGGTGCTCCGCCGCCAGGGGACCCTCGACTTCCTGGTGGATGCCTTTGCCGCCAACCGGAGCACCAGGCTCGAACGGGCCGTTCTGGTGATTCTCCGCCTCGGTCTTTACCAGCTCTTCTTCCTGGATCGAATCCCCGTTTCGGCCGCAGTGAACGAATCGGTAAATCTCGCCAAGGCTGCGGCTCCCAGGGCTGCGGGATTCGTTAACGCTATACTCCGGCGGGCCGACCGGGAGCGGCAATCTCTTTCCTGGCCCGACCGGGAGAATGATCCCGTCGCGTACATTGCAGCGCGCCACTCCCATCCCCGCTGGCTCGTGGAGCGGTGGATCGAGCAGCTCGGCGTCCCGGAAGCGGAAGAGCTTGCCGCCTCCATGTCGGAGCAGGCCCCCCTGACCATCAGAGTCAACACCCTGAAAACCACCCGCGAGACCCTCATGGCGGAGTTTGCCGCCGCCGGAATCGCTGCGGAGCCCACCTCCTGGGCGCCCCACGGAGTGCGCATCATCTCAAAGGCAGCCGTCACCGCTCTTCCCGGCTTTTCCGGGGGACTATTCGCCGTGCAAGACGAATCTTCGCAACTGGCGGCGCTTTTTCTCGATCCGAAGCCCGGCGAGAGTATTCTCGACGCCTGCGCCGCCCCCGGAGGCAAAGCCACCTACCTGGCCCAGCTCATGGAGAACCAGGGGGAAGTCCTGGCCTGCGACATCTCGGCGAAGAAGCTCCGCCTGGTGGCGGAGGCGGCAACACGGCTCGGCATCGGCATCATCCGCACCATTGCCGCAGATGCCGCCAAACCCGATGTGATTCCCGACGAATCCGTCTTCGACCGGATACTGCTCGATGCCCCCTGTTCAGGGCTTGGCGTCATCCGGCGAAACCCGGAAGGAAAGTGGTGGAAGACTCCGGAGGATGTGGCCAGGCTCGCCGCCACCCAGCGGAACATTCTCGACGCCCTTGCCCCGCGACTTCGGACCGGCGGGGTAATCCTCTACTCCACCTGCTCCACCATGGAGGCCGAAAACGAGGGCATAATCGATGATTTCCTTTCCAGAAACGGGGGTTTTGTGTTAGAAGACTTAAATGCCTTGTATCCCGATGCAGCGGGACTTTTCACCAGCCGTGGAGTTTTCCGGAGTTGGCCCCACCGTCACAGCATGGACGGATTTTTCGCAGCCCGGCTGAGAAAATGCCTGTAA
- the cls gene encoding cardiolipin synthase, with protein sequence MDDFAVVIGVAALVALSLLSAGHSLVFKRDPRSALGWIVICLTIPLMGPLFYWSMGVNRISRRARTWLESGRRLSDPELFNSEIDQSTATALPPGAEYLSELRRLSDRVVSIPLVTGNRIVPLENGEEAYPAMIEAIAGARRSVHLSTYIFDSDDAGRRFMGVLADAVARGVDVRVIIDGLGEKYSLPRARTLMEGTGIQVARFLPLRQGVYMNLRNHRKMLIIDGERAFAGGMNIGDRHLVERPVPSVVKDLHFSVEGPVVGELQQIFLEDWYFVSGELLDSKHHFPVVAPAGRAIVRAIGDGPDKEFRKLFLILMGALSCATRSVQIMTPYFIPDRALVAALVTTALRGVEVTLILPGKNNLPFVNWASRSYLWELLQQGIRVFYQPPPFVHTKLFIVDGLWSLIGSANLDPRSLRLNFELNLEVYDREFSGTLAKHVAGVLGRSREVTLAEMDSRPLPEKLRDGVAKLFSPYL encoded by the coding sequence ATTGATGATTTTGCCGTTGTCATAGGGGTAGCTGCCCTTGTTGCGCTCTCGCTTCTTTCGGCAGGGCACTCCCTGGTGTTCAAGCGCGATCCCCGTTCCGCCCTGGGGTGGATCGTCATATGCCTCACGATTCCCCTCATGGGCCCCCTCTTCTACTGGAGCATGGGGGTCAACCGGATTTCCCGCCGGGCCCGCACCTGGCTGGAAAGCGGCCGACGCCTGTCGGACCCCGAACTCTTCAATTCCGAAATCGACCAAAGCACCGCCACGGCCCTTCCTCCCGGCGCCGAGTACCTGAGCGAACTCCGGCGGCTGTCCGATCGGGTCGTGAGCATCCCGCTGGTGACGGGAAACCGCATTGTCCCCCTGGAAAACGGCGAAGAGGCCTATCCCGCAATGATCGAGGCCATTGCCGGCGCCCGTCGGTCGGTTCATCTTTCCACCTATATCTTCGATTCCGACGATGCGGGGCGCCGATTCATGGGAGTACTGGCCGATGCCGTGGCGCGGGGAGTTGATGTGCGGGTTATCATCGATGGCCTCGGCGAGAAGTATTCCCTGCCGCGGGCACGGACCCTCATGGAGGGGACGGGGATTCAGGTCGCCCGTTTCCTGCCGTTGAGGCAGGGCGTCTACATGAATCTTCGCAATCACCGGAAGATGCTGATAATCGACGGCGAAAGGGCTTTTGCGGGGGGAATGAACATTGGCGACCGGCATCTCGTGGAGCGGCCGGTTCCGTCGGTGGTGAAAGATCTGCACTTTTCGGTGGAAGGGCCGGTGGTAGGCGAGCTTCAGCAGATTTTCCTCGAGGACTGGTACTTCGTGTCCGGGGAACTCCTTGACAGCAAGCACCACTTTCCCGTGGTCGCTCCTGCGGGACGCGCCATCGTCCGGGCCATTGGCGACGGTCCGGACAAGGAATTCCGCAAACTGTTCCTGATCCTCATGGGGGCTCTCTCCTGCGCAACCCGCAGCGTGCAGATCATGACCCCCTATTTCATCCCCGACCGTGCGCTGGTGGCAGCACTTGTCACTACGGCCCTGCGCGGCGTGGAAGTGACCCTGATTCTCCCCGGCAAGAATAATCTTCCCTTTGTGAACTGGGCTTCCCGTTCCTACCTCTGGGAGCTTCTCCAGCAGGGGATACGGGTTTTTTACCAGCCTCCTCCCTTCGTCCACACCAAGCTCTTCATCGTGGATGGCCTCTGGAGCCTCATCGGTTCCGCCAACCTTGATCCCCGCAGTCTGCGCCTCAACTTCGAGCTGAATCTGGAGGTCTACGACCGGGAATTTTCGGGCACCCTTGCGAAGCATGTGGCAGGGGTGCTGGGCCGGTCCCGTGAAGTAACCCTTGCGGAAATGGATAGCCGGCCCCTGCCGGAAAAGCTGAGGGACGGGGTGGCCAAGCTCTTCTCGCCCTACCTGTAG